The Marivirga tractuosa DSM 4126 genome contains the following window.
CTATTTCAGCTGGATCAGGAAGCTTAGATTGCCTAATTTCTATTACTGCATTACTGACATCTTGAATAGATGGCTTTACTATATTCCTTTCCGATAATATGTTTTTAATGATTCCGTAATCCAGATTCAATTGGTGGTATCCGGGCTTATCTAATTGAAAACTAACTGAGCTAATTAAATATTGCCCCTTCAAGTCATGCTTAAAAATGCTTTCCCTATAACCAAATCGGCATTCTTCAGCCTTGAAATACTCGACTTCTCCCGTCTCTATATTAACAGCTTCTAGTGACTGAAATCTATCTTTGATTTCCACTCCGTACGCACCAATATTTTGCATAGGTGCGGCTCCCACTGTGCCTGGAATTAAGGATAAATTCTCTAATCCACCCCAATTATTTTTCAAACTATAAAGTACGAATTGATGCCAGTTTTCTCCTCCTCCGCATTTCACTACTATTGAACTTTCATTCTCATCAATAATTTCAATTCCTGAAATTCTATTGCTGATTACGAGACCATGAAAATCATCTGTTAGCAATATATTACTACCGCCCCCAAGAATCAAATGCTTATTTTCCTTCCATTCAGAGCTTATCAATAAGGATTGAAATTCATTAATGCTGTTTAGCTCAACAAACAAATCTGCTTTGGCATCAAACCCAAAAGTATTATAATCAGCTAAAGATTGAGACTTTAAGAATTTCAGCATTAGAAAAAATCGCTATTCAATTAATAATTAAGAATTACTTTTCAATCTTCCATTTCGTTAAAAGCTTCTTCTACTTTGCTTTCAGCTCCTTTCAACATGGATTTGCAATTTTTTAGCAGGCCCATAGATTCACTGACCAATTCTGTTAGTTGATCAATAGGTATTTCTTCATTTTCCACCCTATGCAATATCTCCTCCAATTTGCGAAGTGATTCTTCATAGCCAAGTTCTTTCTTTTTTGCCATATTTAATCAATTTTAATATCCCACTCATCATTCAGCATACTGATAGTATGGTGCGCAGTCAAATCAAACTGGCAAGGAACTACAGAAACAAAATTATTAGCAATTGCCCATTCATCATTGTCCTCCCCCTTATCAAAATTCACGAAATTTCCTGCCATCCAGAAATACCTTCTGCCATTTGGATCAAATCTTTGGTCAAATTCTTCTTCCCATTTAGCTCTGGCCTGCCGGCAAATCTTTATTCCCTTAATGCGTTCATTTCTTTTAGGAGGAAAATTTACGTTTAAGGTTGTGTATCTTGGAAGGCCTGTATCCAAAACCTGTTGAGCTATTGCTTTCACATAAGGCAAAGTATGTTCAAATTCTGCATCTTGTGCGTAATCACACAATGAAAACCCAATGGACGGGCAACCTTCAATTGCACCCTCTATAGCTGCAGACATGGTGCCAGAGTAAAGCACGCTGATTGAGGTATTGCTACCATGATTAATACCACTGACAATTAGGTCAGGGGTTCTATCCTTTAAGACATGATGCTTAGCCAATTTAACACAATCGGCTGGTGTTCCAGAACTTTCGTAAGCTACCACATCGTCACCAAAAATATCAGTTCTATCTAATCTTAGCGTATTTCCAATAGTTATAGCATGCCCCATACCTGACTGGGGACTATTGGGTGCAACAACAATCACTTCACCAAGATCTTTCATTGTTTCCACTAAATTTCGAATTCCCTTGCTTGTTACACCATCATCATTGCTGACTAAAATTAGAGGTCTCTTCATAATATACTATTCTGGTATTAATTTCATTTATTTACTTACTTGATTGTAATGATCAATGATCTTAATGAGATCGGATTGTTTATCTACTTTCAATCTATTTTCTTTAACATAGTCTTTCATAACATCCTCTAACCTTCCAAAATAGGGATATAAATCTTTCCTTTTTTCTGAATACTTATTGATTTCCCCATTCTCCGTCAATAAATAATAATCATATGTTAAAATCTCTCGAGAAGAAAAACCTCGACTGGCACTGTACATTGGATTTATAAATCTATTGCTACTATTGCTTTCAGTAATTACATACTCCCTTGACATTAGTGTGATTCTCCCCTCCGCTAGAATTTCAAAAAAAATAGGAACGTTCATTCTGCCTTTTAATTGATATGGAAGGGAATAAACATATCGATATCTTTTGAAAAACTGGCAATAAAAACTAAAATAGAGAACATTTTGAGAACTAAAGGTTCTTATTCTTTTATCCACTGAATATTGAAGAAGATTGGATTCAAAATCATATTGAATCTTTCCTCTTAACGTATCTTCAGAATCCAATACTATCATTCCAGGATGCCACATTTCATGCGGCAAATCTTGTGATGCTGCTGGGCTAAGCCTTAAAATGAATAATATTATGATCAGTGAAAAAAATTTCACATTAGCTATTTTTAAGAATGCTATGCCCCATTTTGTCTCTTTTGGTTCGTAAATAGTTTTCATTATGCTTATTTGGTGGAATCTCTAAAGCAACATTCTCTACAATTTCCAAGCCATAACCTAATAAACCTGCTCTTTTTGTTGGATTATTGGAAACCAATCTAATTTTCCGAACACCTAATTTTCGTAATATCTGAGCTCCTACACCGTAGTCTCGTTGATCCATTTTAAAACCCAAAGCCACATTTGCTTCTACGGTATCCATACCTTGCTCTTGTAATTTATAGGCTTTTAATTTATTCATCAACCCAATACCTCTTCCTTCTTGGTTCATGTATACAATCACACCTTTACCTTCTTTTTCAATCATTTCCATTGCTTGATGAAGCTGAGGCCCACAATCGCAACGGCACGAACCAAATATATCACCCGTCAGACAAGAAGAATGCACACGAACCAACACAGGCTCATCCTCTTTCCATTCTCCTTTTACTAAAGCTAAATGATTATCCTTTGTGGTGGTTTGTTCAAATGCTACTAATTTAAAATCTCCATAGTCTGTTGGCATTTCAACATCCACTTTCTCCTCCACTAATGATTCATTATTTAATCTATACTCGATTAAATCCTTTATCGCCACTAATTTCAAATTGAATTTATCGGCAACTATTCTTAAATCAGGAAGGCGAGCCATAGTGCCGTCTTCATTCATGATTTCCACTAAAACTCCGCCTGGTGTCAATCCAGCTAATTTAGAAAAATCAACAGCAGCTTCGGTATGACCAGTTCTCCTTAAAACACCACCTTGTCGTGCTTTTAGCGGAAAAATATGCCCCGGCTTACCCAAAACTTCAGGTTTTGTATTAGGATTCACTAAAGCTTGAATAGTTTTGGATCTATCACTAGCTGAAATCCCAGTAGTGGTTCCCTCACCAATTAAATCTACAGAAACTGTAAATGGCGTTTCAAATTGGGCAGTATTTTTCCCTACCATCAATTCTAACCCTAATTCATTACATCGATCTTCTGGAAGCGAGGCACAAATCAATCCTCTTCCGTGTTTAGACATAAAATTAATAATTTCAGGAGTGACTTTTTCGGCAGCACAAATGAAATCGCCTTCATTTTCTCTGTCCTCATCATCCACTACAATGATGATTTCTCCATTTTTAATCGCTTCAATAGCTGATTCTATAGTATCTAATTGAATTCTTTCTGACGACATAAATCTTTGAAAAATAATAAATCACAAAGGTAGCCAATATTTCATGATTACCCGACAAAATTTAAAACGAATACATTCTTCAAGTGTTTGAAGATTACACTATTTAACAACCACCATTCCTAATAGATTGCCAATTTCCATTTTAGCCTGATTAAGCTGCATTAAATACTGTAAAATTATCTGCTCATCTTCTTGGGAAACAGAATCCTTAAGCTTTTCTGTGTTTTTGTCAATTAAATGAAGAATGGATCGGTGTTTTAATCTTAAAACATGAATATAAATCGAGTCATTTAGAATGTGACGTTCATGAGGCGTGTAAATTTCGAATTTTTTCTCCCAGTTTTCACTCAACTCGTAGCGATCTGTGTATAGTGAAAATATTACTTTCCTCACTTCTTCAGAACCATTTTTAATAAAATGAGATTCATTCAAAATAGTCCCATCTTTAAGATGAGAAACAAAATCCTCAAGTATTTCAGCATAAACAGGATGTATAAAATCAGTATCGGATAATTCTTGTAACAAGTAATCTATCACTAATTTATCATCCGCCAAAGGCAGTTCAGCATAGGTGAGTAATAACCTTATACTTTCTCTTTCTTGTAATGCAGCTACATCAAAAGGCGTGTATTGTTTTTGAATTTGCTCAGGGGCTTGACTAAAACTTTCACTTAAATAATTAGCCTGACGCTTAGTGATATCCCCTTTGCTTTCCTTTTCCCTTAAAACAACCTTATTCTGTTCTGCAATTAATAGTGCTTCATCTATTTCCAGAATATCACTACATTCTTTAATATAAATTGCCCTTTTAACAGGGTCAGGAATTTTAGAAATCGAGCGAACTATGTCCTGGATAGTCTCGGCCTTCTTGATCGGATCTTGTTTGGTCTCTTCCAACAACAAATCCGATTTGAAGCGAATGAAATCTTTTGCATTTTCTTTTAAAAAGCTCTTGAAAGCTTCATCTCCCATTTTTTGGGAATAGCTATCAGGATCTTCACCATCAGGGAAAATAACTACTTTAACATTCAATCCGCCTTCCAAAATCAAATCGATACCTCGCATGGCAGCTTTCAAACCTGCCGCATCTCCATCGAATAGAACGGTAACATTTTGCGCATACCTCCCTATCAACTTAATCTGTTGAGTAGTTAAGGATGTCCCTGAAGACGCCACCACATTTTCCACCCCAGATTGATGTAACGAAATCACATCAGTATAGCCTTCTACCAAATAGCAATTCTCTTCATCTCTGATACTTTTTTTAGCTTGAGCTATTCCGTAAAGGACTTCACTTTTATGGTAAACATCCGTTTCGGGAGAGTTTATATATTTAGGTTGCTTTTTATCATTGATAAGTATTCTGGCACCAAAGGCAATTGGTTTTCCAGAAATGGAATGAATAGGGAAAATTACTCGATTACGAAATCTATCATAGGTTTTATCCTCCTTCTTTATAATTAAACCTGCTTTTTCCAATAGCTCTTCGGAATGCCCCGCTGCCTTGGCTGCTTTTATTAAACCATCCCATTGATCTAAAGTAAATCCTAAATCAAACTCTTCAATAGTGGCATGTGAGAAACCTCTTTCTTTGAAATAACTCAAACCGATGGACTTTCCTTCAGGATGATTATGCAACAAATCTTTGAAATACTCAGCAGCAAAATTTAAAACAATATAAAGACTTTCCCTTTCATTATAAGCCTCTTGTTGTTCCGGAGAAGATTCAGTTTCTTCAATTTCAATACCATATTTATCGGCTAGTTGACGAATGGCTTCAGGGAAATTAAGCCCTTCCAAATCCATGATAAACTGAATAGAATCGCCTGCTTTACCACAACCAAAGCATTTGTAGATACCCTTATTGGGTGCTACGGAAAAAGATGGAGTTTTCTCATCATGAAAAGGACAACAAGCCCACATGTTTTGCCCTTTCTTTTTGAGTGGCACATAGTCGCCTACTACCTCCTCAATTTCGGCTCTATCTTGTACCTCTTGTATGGTTTTTGGACTTAATCCCACAGAATCATCAATTTTTTTTACTTTTATTTAAACTAATTCCAACTAATTTCCCGTATGAATTGTTAGCTAATTCGATAAAGATTAACTTGCAACAATTTCAAAACAAAACTACGATTTTTTTAATTATAAAAGATATATATGGCTGTTACTAAAGATAGCATAATTAAAGCATTAGGAACTGTAGATGATCCGGATTTCAAAAAAGACTTGGTGACTCTTAATATGATTGAAGATGTAAGCATTGATGGCAATGCAGTATATTTTACCGTGGTATTAACCACACCCGCTTGCCCTCTGAAAGAAATCATAAAAAATGATTGTATAAATGCCATACATAAGCATGTAGATCCAGATTTACAAGTCTTTCCAAATATGACTTCTAATGTGACTTCAACACGAAGTACTGCCCCCTTACTACCCAATGTAAGAAATATTATTGCCATTGGTTCTGGTAAAGGAGGAGTTGGAAAATCTACTGTTACGGCTAATTTAGCAGTTTCTTTGGCTCAACAAGGCGCAAAAGTTGGGTTAATTGATGCCGATATATTCGGGCCTTCAATCCCTACTATGTTCAATTGCGAAGCTGAACAGCCAGAAGTAAAGCAAGTGAACGGTAAAAATGTAATCGTACCTATTGAGCAATATGGAATTAAACTTATTTCCATTGGCTTCTTAACCCCGCCTGATAATGCGGTGGTTTGGAGAGGACCAATGGCAAGCTCTGCTTTGAAACAATTCATAGGAGATACGGAATGGGGAGAATTAGATTATCTATTAATTGATTTACCTCCTGGGACTAGTGATATTCATTTGACATTGGTACAAACAATTCCGGTAACTGGG
Protein-coding sequences here:
- the murB gene encoding UDP-N-acetylmuramate dehydrogenase: MLKFLKSQSLADYNTFGFDAKADLFVELNSINEFQSLLISSEWKENKHLILGGGSNILLTDDFHGLVISNRISGIEIIDENESSIVVKCGGGENWHQFVLYSLKNNWGGLENLSLIPGTVGAAPMQNIGAYGVEIKDRFQSLEAVNIETGEVEYFKAEECRFGYRESIFKHDLKGQYLISSVSFQLDKPGYHQLNLDYGIIKNILSERNIVKPSIQDVSNAVIEIRQSKLPDPAEIGNSGSFFKNPIVHAVQFDRLKSEFPEIPSYELQDGRIKLAAGWLIEKAGWKGHQENGVGVHHKQALVLVNYGQGKGKDILTLAKKIQDSIRLKFGIELSPEVNFI
- the xseB gene encoding exodeoxyribonuclease VII small subunit, producing MAKKKELGYEESLRKLEEILHRVENEEIPIDQLTELVSESMGLLKNCKSMLKGAESKVEEAFNEMED
- the surE gene encoding 5'/3'-nucleotidase SurE; its protein translation is MKRPLILVSNDDGVTSKGIRNLVETMKDLGEVIVVAPNSPQSGMGHAITIGNTLRLDRTDIFGDDVVAYESSGTPADCVKLAKHHVLKDRTPDLIVSGINHGSNTSISVLYSGTMSAAIEGAIEGCPSIGFSLCDYAQDAEFEHTLPYVKAIAQQVLDTGLPRYTTLNVNFPPKRNERIKGIKICRQARAKWEEEFDQRFDPNGRRYFWMAGNFVNFDKGEDNDEWAIANNFVSVVPCQFDLTAHHTISMLNDEWDIKID
- a CDS encoding bifunctional 3,4-dihydroxy-2-butanone-4-phosphate synthase/GTP cyclohydrolase II, whose translation is MSSERIQLDTIESAIEAIKNGEIIIVVDDEDRENEGDFICAAEKVTPEIINFMSKHGRGLICASLPEDRCNELGLELMVGKNTAQFETPFTVSVDLIGEGTTTGISASDRSKTIQALVNPNTKPEVLGKPGHIFPLKARQGGVLRRTGHTEAAVDFSKLAGLTPGGVLVEIMNEDGTMARLPDLRIVADKFNLKLVAIKDLIEYRLNNESLVEEKVDVEMPTDYGDFKLVAFEQTTTKDNHLALVKGEWKEDEPVLVRVHSSCLTGDIFGSCRCDCGPQLHQAMEMIEKEGKGVIVYMNQEGRGIGLMNKLKAYKLQEQGMDTVEANVALGFKMDQRDYGVGAQILRKLGVRKIRLVSNNPTKRAGLLGYGLEIVENVALEIPPNKHNENYLRTKRDKMGHSILKNS
- the dnaG gene encoding DNA primase — encoded protein: MGLSPKTIQEVQDRAEIEEVVGDYVPLKKKGQNMWACCPFHDEKTPSFSVAPNKGIYKCFGCGKAGDSIQFIMDLEGLNFPEAIRQLADKYGIEIEETESSPEQQEAYNERESLYIVLNFAAEYFKDLLHNHPEGKSIGLSYFKERGFSHATIEEFDLGFTLDQWDGLIKAAKAAGHSEELLEKAGLIIKKEDKTYDRFRNRVIFPIHSISGKPIAFGARILINDKKQPKYINSPETDVYHKSEVLYGIAQAKKSIRDEENCYLVEGYTDVISLHQSGVENVVASSGTSLTTQQIKLIGRYAQNVTVLFDGDAAGLKAAMRGIDLILEGGLNVKVVIFPDGEDPDSYSQKMGDEAFKSFLKENAKDFIRFKSDLLLEETKQDPIKKAETIQDIVRSISKIPDPVKRAIYIKECSDILEIDEALLIAEQNKVVLREKESKGDITKRQANYLSESFSQAPEQIQKQYTPFDVAALQERESIRLLLTYAELPLADDKLVIDYLLQELSDTDFIHPVYAEILEDFVSHLKDGTILNESHFIKNGSEEVRKVIFSLYTDRYELSENWEKKFEIYTPHERHILNDSIYIHVLRLKHRSILHLIDKNTEKLKDSVSQEDEQIILQYLMQLNQAKMEIGNLLGMVVVK
- a CDS encoding Mrp/NBP35 family ATP-binding protein, with product MAVTKDSIIKALGTVDDPDFKKDLVTLNMIEDVSIDGNAVYFTVVLTTPACPLKEIIKNDCINAIHKHVDPDLQVFPNMTSNVTSTRSTAPLLPNVRNIIAIGSGKGGVGKSTVTANLAVSLAQQGAKVGLIDADIFGPSIPTMFNCEAEQPEVKQVNGKNVIVPIEQYGIKLISIGFLTPPDNAVVWRGPMASSALKQFIGDTEWGELDYLLIDLPPGTSDIHLTLVQTIPVTGAVVVTTPQKVALADAKKAIGMFKQPQINVPILGLVENMAYFTPAELPDNKYFIFGEGGGYKMSEEYEIPFLGQMPLVQSIRESGDSGYPTAMKEGPSADAFKDLAQKLARQVAIRNASMAGTKTVEMTS